In Desertifilum tharense IPPAS B-1220, the genomic stretch GTAGAGGGTTGAGCATTCTCACGTTGGGATGATTGACCACCATTGAGGCTCCCGTGGCTTCTGCAACCCGATCGATCGCATAGGCGGGAATTTGGCTAGCATCTTGATAGAGTTCGGGCAGTCTGGCTTTCAGGGCTGGGTTCACAATAATCCCTAATCCCCCTGCAAGGGCTACTAGAACTTGTACTCGCTGAATGCCTTCGTCAGGTTTAAAGAGGCGATTGGGATATCCTGCTAAAAAACCCGTTTCGTAAGCGGTTTTAATGGCATTAGCGGCCCAGTGGTTGGTGGGAACATCGGTAAAGGCAACGTAGGGCCGTTGCTGCGGTCGCGGGAAGGCTTTTTGAATCAACGCCGCAAATTGAGCGCGACTGATGGGGTCGTTGGGTCGAAAGGTTTGATCCGGAAAACCGCTGATAATTCCTCGCGCGGCTAGGGCTTCAATGGGAGTGCGGGCCCAGTGGGTTTCTAAGTCGCGGAAGCGAGGAGCCGTGTTAACCATAGCGTCAAAAATGCCTTTATTTCCTGATGGAGTGTGGAAAAGCCACTTATAGGGCATTTTAGGCGATGACGTTAGCTCTATTGGGAAATATTTAGGTTTGTTTGGGGTTCTGCCGATGGCTGTCCCAAACTGGAACTTGCTGTAAAATCGCTACGGTGCTGTAGTTATTACCATCGTCGTAACCGCTAGCAACTGTGTGACCGTCTGGGCTAAAGGCAACGGGAGAGACTGCGCCTCGGTCAAGTTTACCCAGGAGTTCTCCGCTATCGAATGCCCAAATCAAGACTTCTGTGGCTCCACTGACTAGGGTTTGTCCTCCTAGGCTGAACGATAAGGAGGTGACAGGGCTAGAATGTCCCGATAGGGTTCGCATGACTGTTCCAGACTGCAAATTCCAAACTCGAATTTGGGTATCTTCTGCACCGCTGACGAGGGTTTGACGGTCTGGACTGAAGGCTAAAGCTTCTACACTGCCGCTATGGCTGAGAAAGACTTGTAACAATTCGCCTTTTGGCAGGTTCCATAGGGAAATTTTACCTTGGCGATCGCCACTCGCTAACATTTGTCCATCGGGACTCAGCGCGATCGGTTGAATAACGCTACTCTGGGGAGATAGCGTCCGCAGGCATTCACCCGTTTTTAAGTCCCAAACCTTAATTCCGCCGCCGCTACTGATTAATCGTTCTCCATCTGGACTGATAATCAGATGCCCAAAGCCCTGCAACTGGTAAAGTTGAGTTTGGGTTTCTATCTCAAAGACCTGAAGTGAATTCTCGAAATGACCGCTACTCGCTAATAGGCGTCCATCGGGGCTGACAGCCACTTCATAGACTCCCCCGGTATCCCCTTCAAAGGTATGCAGTAAAGTGCCTGTATAAGGATTCCAGAGGCGAATGGTGCCATCTTCGCTACTGCTAGCAAGCTGCAAGCCCTTCGGGGTAAAGGTTAAGCCTGAAATACAGTCACCATGTCCTCTGAGCGTATAAACGCATTGCCATTCTACAGAGGCGATCGCTTCTGCTGCTTGACTGGCTTGCCAGATGCGAAGCGTACCATCTTCTGAGGCACTGACCAGGGTTTGACGATTGGGCATTAAGATTGACCAGGAGCTATCCTCATGTCCGGCTAGGATATGCAAAAGTTTTCCGGTTTGTAAGTCTAGGACTTTCACCGTTCCGTCTTCGCTGCCACTGGCGAGTAAATGCCCGTCAATACTGAGGGTGAGGGTGGTTAAGTTCCAATATCCATAATGCACGTCCAGGAGTTCTCCGGTTTGGTGCTGCCAGACATGGATGGAGGTGCCTTCATGACTGCTAACCAGGGTATCTTGATAGAGGGTGAGGGGGGCGTCGCCGTTATCGCATTGGTAGAGAAGCTTTCCGGTTTCGAGGTGCCATGCTCTCATTTCGTTCGCCGTGGCGCTGAAGATTGTTTGACTATCGGCACTTAGGGCAACGGAAAGGACTTCTTGCGAGTGCTTAAAGGTGCGTTGGAGTTTGCCCGTTTTGAGGTTCCAGAGTTTAACCGTCTTGTCGTGGCTGGCGCTGACTAGGGTGGAGGCGTTGGGAGTCAGGGCGATCGCGCTAATCGCATCTTTGTGAGCTTTGATACTATAAAGCGGCTGCTCTGTCGCTAAACTCCAAATCTTCAAAGTAGCATCGCTGCTGCCACTGACCAAAAATTTGGTTTTGGGATGAAACGCCAGGGATAAAACCGCCTCAGTATGACCTTTAAGGATTCCTAATGGCTCCCCCGTGTAGAGATGCCAAAGTTTAATTAAGCCGTCATCTCCAGCACTAGCAAGGGTTTCGCCATCTGGGGCAAGGGCGATCGCATACACCCCGCCTTCATGCGCCGCGATCCGATAAGCGCATTCCCAAGCCTGTTGCTGCAACTGACTCAGGCGCATTCGATGGGCGTGAACTTCCGCCGCGATGGGCGTGCTTGCCACTTGATGGACTAAATCTAAACCCCGACGGACTAAGGTTGAAGAATAGCGAATTAACCCGGAATGGGCGGACTTGACTAGGTTGGTTTCTTCGCTCATATAGCAAAGTGCTGAGTTGAAAGTGCTGAGTGCTGAGTGGGAAGAAGGGAATTGGGAGTTGGGAGTGGGGGGATGGGGAAGAAGGGAGTTGGGAGTTGGGAGTTGGGAGTTGGGGAAGAGGGGAATTGGGAATTGGGAGTTCTTTTATTATTGCTTGAAGGGGGACTTTGCACGATCCCGGTCGTGAGTTTAGAGGGCTAATTTGCTTTTAATCTCTTGCGTATGGCGTTCTATGGCTGCAATTTCCTCATCTAACTGAAAGGCTAACTCAGCGAGTAAATCTCGACCTTGGGCTTGGACTTCTAGGGCTTGGGCGTGGAGTTGGGCTAGGGCAGAATTTTGGAGTTCGCTCAATTCAGAGGCGATCGCCACTAAGCGTAGCTGAATTTGTTCGATTTGACGGCGCGTGCGTAACAGTTGAGCATCTGGGGTTTCGCTTTGCTGCCAACCCTGGGTATCCTCCCACCCCGCGAGAATTGCTTCAAGCACTTCTGGGTTGCCTTGTTCGTAGGCGCGGTTAGCAGCAATCATTAATTCTAAACGGCGCTGGCGTTCCGCTTCATCTGTCACCAGATCGGGGTGAATGCGTTTGGCAACTTCTCGATACAGCTTTTTTAGCCCTTCTGAAGGGCGGAAATGAACTACCCCCTCTAAAGGCAATTCGCGGTTGGCGGCTTCCGTCTCTTGGGCTTTTGTCCAAGCTTGTTGGGCGCGCTGTCGCAGCCGCAAATCTTTGGGGTGTAAATGCGTGAGATATTCGGCGAGTTGGGCTTCAGCGCGATCGAGTTCTACACAGCGCTTACCGATCGTTTGAAAATAATCTTGTTCAAACTGGCGTAACTCGCTGACTTGAGTAATGAGTTCTAACTCTCGTTCGGCGCACTGAAGTTCTAAAGCCGCCAGGATCGCTTGTTGCTGTTCGAGTTCAGACTGGGGGGACGAGGGCGATCGCCTTAACGAGGAATGACTCGCTGTTGGCTTTCCAGATTCATGGGTACTATTCATAAACTTTATCCGATTTTTCCAACTCTCCCCTTGAGAGGGAGGATTAATTCGGGAACCCTAAACTAGGCGAGGGATATCGCCATTAGTACGGGCGATAATTCCCCAGTTTGCCTGGAGAATTAAGCTATCTTGCTAATAGTTGGTTCCTTCTGGTCGGTGTGGATCGTCTAAATGTGCATTTTCAGGGCGTAGCTACAACTTCTCATTGAAGACTAGACAAAGTAAAGGAGTTTCGGTGGTGCGGTTCGCAAGAACGCAGATTCGCCGACTCTAGTTTATTCCACGCAAAAACAACCTTATCCTCCCACTAGAAGCAAACGGATATATCAGTCTAACTCCAGTTCAGTTATTCAATAATCGCTTGACAGAAAGTAGGTTTTGAACATTGCTAGTGAGTATTTCTTTCTTGCATACCCGGAAACTGTCTGTGAACTTCCTCCAGAAAAAGCGGTGTCAGTATCTCATTACAGTGGCGATCGTGGCGGCGGCTTACTACTGCGTGGCTCAACTGACTCTGTTTGTGCCCTCTTTTGAGTCTGGCGCGTCTTCGGTGTGGCCGGCGGCGGGTGTGGCGCAAGCGGTGTTGATCCTCCAAGGTCGGCTGCTGTGGCCCGGTATTGCGTTAGGCTCATTTTGGTTTTTCACAGAACCCAGTTGGGCGATGCGCGACGCGATCCCGATGGGCTTTTTTCAAGCCTTGGGTTTAGCGGTTGGCGTCACGCTGCAAGCGGTTTTAGGGGCCACATTTTTGCAAAAGGTTCGCTTTCGAGCAGCTTTAGAACGCCTGCAAGATGTTTTGGGCTTTACCTTACTGGCGGCTGGGTTTGCGACGTTAGCCAATGCCACCATTGGCACCCTTAACCGCTACCTGTATGATGCCAATCTTCACGCGAGTATTGTCAAAGTGTGGTGGACTTGGTGGCTGGCCGATGCGATTGGGATTTTGATCGTGACTCCGGTTTTGCTAACTTGGACAATTGGCGATCCCAACGGTCGCCCCTACTGGCCGCCCATTAGCCGCAACCCTTGGCGAATTGTGGAAGCGATCGTTTTAATTCTTCTGGTTTTAGCGATCGGTTGGCTGGTGTTTTGCTCGCGCACGCGGGCGGCGGTGGCTCGCTATCCCTTAGAGTACCTGCCTTTTCCTTTAATTGCGTGGGCTGCTTTGCGGTTTGGGCCGCGTTTAACCTCCTTGGTGAACTTGTTCACATCGGGTTTGGCGCTGTGGGGAATGGCGAGAGAAAGCAGTCCTTTTCTTGAATCTGCACAGACTTCGACTCAAGCTTACTTGTCTCTCCAAATTTTTCTGGGTGTGATGATTGTGACTGCACTTGTATTGGCTAGCACGGTGCAGGAACGACGCATGGCCGAAAAACACTCTTGCGATCGCCAAGCGAGTCTAGCCAACGCCCAACGGATCGCCCATTTGGGAAATTGGGATTACGATCTGATCCGCCATCAATGGTACTGGTCGGATGAAATGTATCGCATCCTGGGTTGTACCCCCATCGCCTTTGAACCGAGTCTAGAAAGTTATCTCCAATTTGTGCATCCCGACGATCTCAACTTGGTGAAGACTTCGCGCGATCGCACCATCCACGAGCGCAAACCTCATAAAATTGACTATCGGATCGTCCGCCCTGATGGAGAGGAACGCCTAGTGTCCGAACAATCTAAAATTTGGGAAACCCACATCACCGGAACTGTACAAGATGTCACCGAACGCCTGCGGGCTGAGGCGGCGCTAAGATCGAGTGAAGAACGCTTCTCTAAAGCCTTCCACGTTAGCCCGATTGGGATTAGTATTCTCACCCTAGAAGCGGGACGTTTTCTAGATGCCAATGAAAGCTTGCTGCGCTTATTGGGCTACACGGCTAGCGAGGTGATCGGTAAAACCTCTACGGAACTCTTCATTTGGACGCATCCGTTCACCGAACCGACCAAACTGGCTCAAATTCTCAGCAGCCAAGGGGCAATTAGCAACCTGGAAATTCAGATTCAAACTAAATCTGGAGAACTGCGCGACTGCTTATTTTCTGGCGAACTGATCGATTTAGAGGGGGTTCCCTGCGTCCTCGCCATGCTAGCAGATATCACCGAGCGCAAGCGCACCGAAGAGTTGCAGCGCGATAAAGAAGCAGCAGTTGCCGCTAACCGCGCTAAAAGCATGTTTCTGGCCAATATGAGCCATGAGTTACGCACGCCCCTCAATGCCATTATTGGCTATAGCGAAATGATGCAGGAAGAAGCCGAAGAACTCGGCCAAGTCCAACTGTTAAGCGACTTAGATAAGATTAAATCCGCTGGACAACAACTCCTCGGCTTAATTAGCGATATCCTCGATCTGTCTAAAATTGAAGCCGGCCGTATGGATTTACACCTGGAAACCTTTGAAATTCCGGTGTTAATTCGCGAAGTGGTGAATACGGTTCAACCGATGATTAACCAAAATAGCAATGTCCTCTCGGTGCAATGTCCCGATGAGATTGGCTTTATGGAAGCCGATCCAAGCAAACTGCGCCAAGCACTCTTGAATTTGTT encodes the following:
- a CDS encoding WD40 repeat domain-containing protein, producing the protein MSEETNLVKSAHSGLIRYSSTLVRRGLDLVHQVASTPIAAEVHAHRMRLSQLQQQAWECAYRIAAHEGGVYAIALAPDGETLASAGDDGLIKLWHLYTGEPLGILKGHTEAVLSLAFHPKTKFLVSGSSDATLKIWSLATEQPLYSIKAHKDAISAIALTPNASTLVSASHDKTVKLWNLKTGKLQRTFKHSQEVLSVALSADSQTIFSATANEMRAWHLETGKLLYQCDNGDAPLTLYQDTLVSSHEGTSIHVWQHQTGELLDVHYGYWNLTTLTLSIDGHLLASGSEDGTVKVLDLQTGKLLHILAGHEDSSWSILMPNRQTLVSASEDGTLRIWQASQAAEAIASVEWQCVYTLRGHGDCISGLTFTPKGLQLASSSEDGTIRLWNPYTGTLLHTFEGDTGGVYEVAVSPDGRLLASSGHFENSLQVFEIETQTQLYQLQGFGHLIISPDGERLISSGGGIKVWDLKTGECLRTLSPQSSVIQPIALSPDGQMLASGDRQGKISLWNLPKGELLQVFLSHSGSVEALAFSPDRQTLVSGAEDTQIRVWNLQSGTVMRTLSGHSSPVTSLSFSLGGQTLVSGATEVLIWAFDSGELLGKLDRGAVSPVAFSPDGHTVASGYDDGNNYSTVAILQQVPVWDSHRQNPKQT
- a CDS encoding J domain-containing protein, yielding MNSTHESGKPTASHSSLRRSPSSPQSELEQQQAILAALELQCAERELELITQVSELRQFEQDYFQTIGKRCVELDRAEAQLAEYLTHLHPKDLRLRQRAQQAWTKAQETEAANRELPLEGVVHFRPSEGLKKLYREVAKRIHPDLVTDEAERQRRLELMIAANRAYEQGNPEVLEAILAGWEDTQGWQQSETPDAQLLRTRRQIEQIQLRLVAIASELSELQNSALAQLHAQALEVQAQGRDLLAELAFQLDEEIAAIERHTQEIKSKLAL
- a CDS encoding MASE1 domain-containing protein, which translates into the protein MSISFLHTRKLSVNFLQKKRCQYLITVAIVAAAYYCVAQLTLFVPSFESGASSVWPAAGVAQAVLILQGRLLWPGIALGSFWFFTEPSWAMRDAIPMGFFQALGLAVGVTLQAVLGATFLQKVRFRAALERLQDVLGFTLLAAGFATLANATIGTLNRYLYDANLHASIVKVWWTWWLADAIGILIVTPVLLTWTIGDPNGRPYWPPISRNPWRIVEAIVLILLVLAIGWLVFCSRTRAAVARYPLEYLPFPLIAWAALRFGPRLTSLVNLFTSGLALWGMARESSPFLESAQTSTQAYLSLQIFLGVMIVTALVLASTVQERRMAEKHSCDRQASLANAQRIAHLGNWDYDLIRHQWYWSDEMYRILGCTPIAFEPSLESYLQFVHPDDLNLVKTSRDRTIHERKPHKIDYRIVRPDGEERLVSEQSKIWETHITGTVQDVTERLRAEAALRSSEERFSKAFHVSPIGISILTLEAGRFLDANESLLRLLGYTASEVIGKTSTELFIWTHPFTEPTKLAQILSSQGAISNLEIQIQTKSGELRDCLFSGELIDLEGVPCVLAMLADITERKRTEELQRDKEAAVAANRAKSMFLANMSHELRTPLNAIIGYSEMMQEEAEELGQVQLLSDLDKIKSAGQQLLGLISDILDLSKIEAGRMDLHLETFEIPVLIREVVNTVQPMINQNSNVLSVQCPDEIGFMEADPSKLRQALLNLLSNAAKFTEKGTITLMVSREEVLPDANNYSNSNGLSSASLSPFITFLVTDTGIGMTSEQIARVFQPFTQADASTTRKYGGTGLGLTITQKFCQMMGGDILVASQPGKGSTFMIYLPAKAPKSEQN